The Solanum lycopersicum chromosome 6, SLM_r2.1 genome has a window encoding:
- the LOC138349150 gene encoding uncharacterized protein isoform X2, with translation MAVGAYRKDTNTVQLEVMSPDLTPVFAEIPLNEYGSPFYYDSDDEWGMMRLRSTTCIEASYEHYLRTGEILSHESILSVIMGIEDVGMVPEDMLPPNASSTLYVEGLSEDCTTREVAPILFLCGN, from the exons ATGGCGGTGGGTGCTTACCGGAAGGACACCAACACTGTGCAGCTGGAAGTGATGTCGCCGGATCTTACTCCCGTCTTCGCAGAAATCCCTCTTAACGAATACG GTAGTCCTTTCTATTATGACAGTGATGATGAATGGggaatgatgagattgagaagCACAACTTGTATCGAAGCATCCTATGAACACTACCTCCGTACTGGG GAAATTTTGTCCCATGAGTCCATACTTAGTGTAATCATGGGCATTGAGGATGTTGGAATGGTACCAGAAGATATGCTTCCTCCAAATGCTAGCAGTACATTGTATGTAGAGGGTTTGTCTGAGGACTGTACAACAAGAGAGGTGGCACCTATCCTTTTCTTGTGTGGAAATTAg
- the LOC138349150 gene encoding uncharacterized protein isoform X1, translating to MAVGAYRKDTNTVQLEVMSPDLTPVFAEIPLNEYEALGSPFYYDSDDEWGMMRLRSTTCIEASYEHYLRTGEILSHESILSVIMGIEDVGMVPEDMLPPNASSTLYVEGLSEDCTTREVAPILFLCGN from the exons ATGGCGGTGGGTGCTTACCGGAAGGACACCAACACTGTGCAGCTGGAAGTGATGTCGCCGGATCTTACTCCCGTCTTCGCAGAAATCCCTCTTAACGAATACG AAGCTCTAGGTAGTCCTTTCTATTATGACAGTGATGATGAATGGggaatgatgagattgagaagCACAACTTGTATCGAAGCATCCTATGAACACTACCTCCGTACTGGG GAAATTTTGTCCCATGAGTCCATACTTAGTGTAATCATGGGCATTGAGGATGTTGGAATGGTACCAGAAGATATGCTTCCTCCAAATGCTAGCAGTACATTGTATGTAGAGGGTTTGTCTGAGGACTGTACAACAAGAGAGGTGGCACCTATCCTTTTCTTGTGTGGAAATTAg